The DNA sequence TTCCTGTAGTAGAAGGAGTGGATACCCAGTATATCACAGAAATAATAAGAGAGAATAAAGGGATAAAGGGAGTAATTGCTCCTGCAGATGTGGATGAAATAGAAGTTCAGAATATATTGAAAGAAAAGAAAAGATTTTATCTTGATATAAAGAATATTGAAAAAGTAGGGGGTCCATATATTGCTGTTGTCCATCCTGCAAAAAGGAGTGAAATAGAAATTTTAAAATCCTTGCCGTTTGGCAATAATTTATTATATGTGAGTTTTTGTTCGGAGATTAAAGAAGTACTTAAATGTGCAGAATGGATATATCTTTCTTCTGCTTTTGAAGATGAAGAGACAATTTTCAAAACAGCAGAGATTATAAAAGGATTCATAGGTAAGATTCCTATAATAGGTTCTGGTGCAGGTCATCTTGCACTTGCTCTTGCTATGGGTGGAGAAATAGCGAGAGAAAAAGTTAACCATTATGGGACAAACCATCCTGTTAAAGATATGGAAAAAAACAGGAAATATATTACATCCCAGGCACACAGTTTTATAGTTAATAAAAATTCACTGATTAACAGAATAAGATTTATTAATATTACAGACGGTTCTGTTGAAGGTATCAGTGATAGAAAA is a window from the bacterium genome containing:
- a CDS encoding carbamoyl phosphate synthase small subunit, whose translation is MKSKVILETGDVFEGDFFIEGEISSGQIIFDTRVVGYEKVFTSPEYYGKIVCFTYPLIGNYGINYEDLESDTLFPSGIIISEHSKIYSNFRAKCSLREFLCNKKIPVVEGVDTQYITEIIRENKGIKGVIAPADVDEIEVQNILKEKKRFYLDIKNIEKVGGPYIAVVHPAKRSEIEILKSLPFGNNLLYVSFCSEIKEVLKCAEWIYLSSAFEDEETIFKTAEIIKGFIGKIPIIGSGAGHLALALAMGGEIAREKVNHYGTNHPVKDMEKNRKYITSQAHSFIVNKNSLINRIRFINITDGSVEGISDRKNKILSTTFTPALDIVKEFFSFV